The DNA region CCTAACGGAACCCCGACCTCCGCGTCACCGCTCAGTTCAAGAACAAACGCTCCGTAGTTGTATCCGAAGATATCCTTTGGATCAATGCTGCTGTCGTAGGTGAATCCGATCATGTTCCCGAATGCCATTTTTAATACGGCCTCGGCGATGCCCCCAAGGGAAGGGGTATAACAGGAGAGAACTTTTCCTTCTCTCATAAGCATCGTTACCAGACGATAATTTGCGGTCAGCGACTCCGCCTTTGGAAGACCGTTTTCATCAGACTCCGCTTTCAGCAGAACGACCTTGTGGCCCGGGCTCTTGAACTCGTTTGTGACGATGTTTCTGATCTTCTCCGTGGTCACGGCGAACGAAATCAGTGTCGGGGGGACATCTAGTTTCTCAAAGGAACCGCTCATCGAATCCTTCCCTCCGATCGCTCCGACTCCAAGCCCCATCTGGGCCGCAAATGCCCCTAGGAGAGCGCTCATCGGCTTTCCCCAGCGTTTCGGATCCTTGCCCGGCTTCTCGAAGTACTCCTGGAACGAAAGATACACGTCCGAAAACTCAGCTCCGGTTGCGATCAGCTTCGAGACGCTTTCGACAACCGCGAGGTATGCTCCGTGATACGGGCTCTTTTCAGAGATCATCGGATTGAATCCCCATGCCATCAGCGAGCAGTCATCGGTATCGCTTTTTTCCACCGCGATCTTGTTCACCATCGCCTGGATCGGGGTCAGCTGATATTTCCCGCCAAACGGCATAAGGACCGTTCCGGCGCCGACCGTCGAATCGAACCGTTCGGAAAGTCCCTTTCTCGAACAGCTGTTTAGGTCGCCGGCAAGCTTTTCATAATTTTCGGCAAACCCTTCGCCGACCTCTTTTGCAAACGGCTGGGGGTCCGCGAGTTCGATCTCGATGTGTTTTTCCGTGCCGTTTGTATCCAGAAATGCACGGGAAATATCGACGATCTTTTTCCCGTTCCAGTTCATGATCAAGCGCGGATTTTCCGTGACTTTTGCAACGACTGTTGCTTCGAGATTTTCCGCGTGAGCGAGGGAGCGGAACGTTTCCGCATCGTTTTTGTCCACGACGACTGCCATTCTTTCCTGCGATTCGCTGATCGCAAGTTCCGTTCCGTCAAGACCTTCATACTTCTTTGGGACCGCGTTCAGATCGATCTCCAGCCCTTCGGCAAGCTCTCCGATCGCGACCGAAACCCCGCCGGCTCCGAAATCGTTGCAGCGTTTGATAAGACGGGAAGCTTCCTTGTTTCTAAACAGCCGCTGGATCTTTCGTTCTTCCGGAGCATTTCCCTTCTGGACTTCCGCTCCGCAACTTGTAAGCGAAGCCACCGTATGGGACTTCGAGGATCCGGCTGCCCCGCCGCATCCGTCTCTTCCGGTCCGTCCGCCTAAAAGAATTACGACATCCCCGTCTTTTGGCACCTCGCGCCGGACATTATCCTTTGGGACCGCCCCGATAACGGCGCCGACTTCCATCCGTTTTGCCACGTAGCCCGGATGATAGAGTTCATCGACGATTCCGGTGGCAAGCCCTATCTGGTTTCCGTACGAACTGTAGCCCGCCGCCGCCGTCGAGACGATCTTTCGCTGCGGAAGTTTTCCAAGCAGCGTCTCGCTCACGGGAGTCAGGGGATCTCCGGCTCCCGTCAGCCGCATCGCCGAATACACATAGGCCCGGCCCGAAAGGGGATCGCGGATCGCCCCTCCAAGACAGGTCGCCGCTCCGCCGAACGGTTCGATCTCGGTCGGGTGATTGTGGGTCTCGTTTTTGAACAGTAAAAGCCAGTCTTCGTCCTGCCCGTCCACGTTCACCGTGATCTTTACCGTGCAGGCATTGATCTCGGGAGACTCGTCCAGCTTGTCGAGTTTTCCCGCCTGTTTCAGATATCTCACGGCGATCGTTGCGATATCCATCAGATTGACCGGTTTGTCCCGGCCGACGGCTTTTCTGACCGCGAGATACTCGTCGAATGCTTTCTGCAGAAGCGGGCTTTCTGTTCTGACCTCGTCGATCGTCGTTAAAAACGTCGTGTGGCGGCAGTGATCCGACCAGTAGGTGTCAATCATCCTGATCTCGGTGATCGTCGGGTCACGGTTTTCCTGAATAAAATACTGCTGGCTGAATCTGATATCGTCTTCATCCATCGCGAGCCCCAGTTCGCGGATGAGGCCGGCAAGACCTTTTTCATCCAGTTTGGTGAATCCGGTAAGTGTTTCCACGGTTGTCGGGATATGGTAGGATACGGAAAGGGTCGCCGGTTTTTCAAGCGAAGCTTCTCTGCTCTCGACCGGGTTGATCACATATTTTTTGATCGCAAGCAGCTGTTCTTTGGTGATTTTTCCTTTGAGAATATACACCCTGGCGGTGTTTACGAGCGGCCTTTCTCCTTGGGAAATCAGCTGGATACACTGTGCAGCGCTGTCTGCCCTCTGGTCGAACTGACCCGGCAGATACTCGACGGCAAACATGGTTTCGTCCTTGGCCGGCTCCAGCCCGTCGTATGTTATATCCAGCTGGGGTTCGGAGAAGACCGTCGACTTTGCGTAATCGAACAGCGGTTTTTCTATATTTTCGACATCGTACCGGTTGATTATTCTGACCGATGTCAGTTCCTTAATGCCGAGCAGACTCTGCAGTTCATTCTGGAGTGAGCGTGCTTCGTTTGCCAGTGCGGGTTTTTTCTCAACAAATATCCTGTAAACCATATCAGTATCCCTTTCCTTTACCCGGACGTTCCTATGCCTATATGTTGGCATGCATGAAGATTAACTGTTCCCGTAATGGTTTTTGAGTGTCCATTACCTTTAAACCTGAGGGTTGTGTATTTTATGTGTATGACGTCATTTTTCGAGTATCTTACCAAAGACGGGGCGGTTTTATCAACTGCCGTCGTCCTTCTCGGTGTAGTCGTTATTATCGCATCAGCAATTCTCTTATCGGGTTACAACTTTATCCTGATGCTCGCCGGGATCTTTGTCGGTATTATCATAATTATCATCGGCGGCAAGTATTCTAAATTCAAAAAAGAAGAGAACTAGCGTTTTTAGGAGAAGGAAGAGAAAAACTCTTTCAGTTCTTTTTTCGTCTCGGGAGGGAGAGCCGATTTTTTTACGCCTAACACCGCTCCTTCGAGTCCGTATAACCGGTGAAGACATGCGGTCTCGTCGATCGATCTGATCATCAGCCAGGCTTTTTTGCTGCCGAGTTCACGCAGCTGTTCAGCTGTGGTGATCCCGACTTTGTTGAGTTTTTCTTCGGTGTCTTTGCCGATGTTGGGTAATGTTGCAAGTTCACCCATGTGGTTTACCTAGCTTATCTATTGGTAGGAGGGGATGTTAATCTTACGCGGGGTTAGTGTAAATCCAATTCAGGAAGGTTAAGGCTGGGTGTGAATGAATAAGAAAAAGAACCGCGAATCTCCGCGAATTAACGCGAATCGCATTTTTTCTTGCGCCGTCGTGCTCTGCTCCGGCTGATGCGTGCAAATCGAAGATTTGCGTGCCGCCTCAAACAGGCTATGCCTGGTTGGGCTTCGCCTACGCAGAATCGCACGCCGTCTGGAAAAGTCCACGAGCTGAAAGCTCGTGAGACGTCTCAAGAGCCTTTGGCTCTTGGACAAATGCTATTGGAAAAACCGGCGTGCCGGTTTTTCTCTCCGTAAACTTCTCATTTGATGTAATCGAAAAAGAATGAAACAACAGAAAAACCCGCTGGCGGGTTTTTCCCCAGCATTTTTCAAGAGAGGGTGCGATTCTGCGTAGGCGATCAGCCGGAGCAGAGCACCCGAACGTAAGGAAAATGCGATTCGTGTTTATTCGCGGTATTTTAATCTCATGTTTCCACACCCCGCCATACCTTTTCCGAATTGAATCCACCTCAACACTGCATACATTCTCTTACCCCAAGCTATTTCGAAATCCATCAATTTAGAAATACATCTAAATAGTTTCGCAGACAACAGAGTATGAGTAATATGGGATTTCCCGAGACATTCAAGGCATTATCCGATCCGGTCAGGCGCGAGATCCTCACGATTCTGAAAGAGGGGAAGATGTCTGCCGGAGATATCGCCGGACACTTCGACATGACCGGAGCGACGATTTCGTATCATCTGTCCCAGCTCAAAAAAGCGGATCTTGTGACGGAGACGAAGTACAAGAACTTCGTGTATTACGAGCTGAATCTTTCGGTGTTCGAGGAGCTTATGTGTTGGATTTCCCAGTTCAAAGAGGTACAAAATGAAAATTGATAAAACCCTGATAATCACCTCGGTGATCTGTCTTCTGCCAATCATGCTGGGTGTCGTGCTGTATGACCGATTGCCGGATATGATTGCGGTCCATTTCGACTTTGCCGGC from Methanocorpusculum labreanum Z includes:
- a CDS encoding phosphoribosylformylglycinamidine synthase; amino-acid sequence: MVYRIFVEKKPALANEARSLQNELQSLLGIKELTSVRIINRYDVENIEKPLFDYAKSTVFSEPQLDITYDGLEPAKDETMFAVEYLPGQFDQRADSAAQCIQLISQGERPLVNTARVYILKGKITKEQLLAIKKYVINPVESREASLEKPATLSVSYHIPTTVETLTGFTKLDEKGLAGLIRELGLAMDEDDIRFSQQYFIQENRDPTITEIRMIDTYWSDHCRHTTFLTTIDEVRTESPLLQKAFDEYLAVRKAVGRDKPVNLMDIATIAVRYLKQAGKLDKLDESPEINACTVKITVNVDGQDEDWLLLFKNETHNHPTEIEPFGGAATCLGGAIRDPLSGRAYVYSAMRLTGAGDPLTPVSETLLGKLPQRKIVSTAAAGYSSYGNQIGLATGIVDELYHPGYVAKRMEVGAVIGAVPKDNVRREVPKDGDVVILLGGRTGRDGCGGAAGSSKSHTVASLTSCGAEVQKGNAPEERKIQRLFRNKEASRLIKRCNDFGAGGVSVAIGELAEGLEIDLNAVPKKYEGLDGTELAISESQERMAVVVDKNDAETFRSLAHAENLEATVVAKVTENPRLIMNWNGKKIVDISRAFLDTNGTEKHIEIELADPQPFAKEVGEGFAENYEKLAGDLNSCSRKGLSERFDSTVGAGTVLMPFGGKYQLTPIQAMVNKIAVEKSDTDDCSLMAWGFNPMISEKSPYHGAYLAVVESVSKLIATGAEFSDVYLSFQEYFEKPGKDPKRWGKPMSALLGAFAAQMGLGVGAIGGKDSMSGSFEKLDVPPTLISFAVTTEKIRNIVTNEFKSPGHKVVLLKAESDENGLPKAESLTANYRLVTMLMREGKVLSCYTPSLGGIAEAVLKMAFGNMIGFTYDSSIDPKDIFGYNYGAFVLELSGDAEVGVPLGVTTPDAFIRYAGVKLPLETLLNIYEAKLESVYPCNIPQGSGRIKKIKCETRSVLKPRERTAHPRVLIPVFPGTNCEYESAKAVAKSGAIPEILVINNQTAKDTAESVDRAADAISKSQAIFIPGGFSGGDEPDGSGKFITAFFRNAKIKDAVHDLLKNRDGLILGICNGFQALIKLGLVPYGEIVDVDADSPTLTFNTIGRHQSKIVRVRVSSVKSPWFSKVHVGDVFAVPISHGEGRFLANDDVLKQLIENGQVATQYVDLTNHPTSDIRYNPNDSMLAIEGITSPDGRVLGKMGHAERIGDGLYKNYDDVFDMKLFESLVEYFRP
- a CDS encoding TfoX/Sxy family protein; the protein is MGELATLPNIGKDTEEKLNKVGITTAEQLRELGSKKAWLMIRSIDETACLHRLYGLEGAVLGVKKSALPPETKKELKEFFSSFS
- a CDS encoding autorepressor SdpR family transcription factor → MSNMGFPETFKALSDPVRREILTILKEGKMSAGDIAGHFDMTGATISYHLSQLKKADLVTETKYKNFVYYELNLSVFEELMCWISQFKEVQNEN